ACAGACACACGTCTCTCAGTGGACACGGCCATCAGAAGACTGATTCAACAGGGTTTACTGGACTGATGACAAGGATGCAACAGTATTGGATAACGGAGAGAGGTACTGTCAACTTTCTCATGTTTATTTTTGTTCTACTAGAAATTGAACATGGTAGCCACGGGACCAAAACAGCAGAGAAGTTGAGCCTCACACTTAGTTGTTGTGGAAATTGACCTAGTATGCTGTTTACTCTCTGCATCAACATTATATCGATGAGTCTACCTGTAATAAAATGTGAAAAATCCTTCCTGTAAAGTGGCTCTGGTTATTTTTTAAAGATTTTTACATGGATTGAAAATGACCCATTGGTAAACCTATTTTTCTATCACTCATACTGTTGGTCAGTTTTGTAAAGTAACCAGAACATCTGATAGTAAAGTGAATATTTATGCCCTCTATTTATGCCTCTCAAGTGGCTGTAAAAAAGTATACAGGCAGCATCGGAAGAGGAGAGGACCGTAATTAAATGCCTCAACATAATGTAGTGTTAGTTTCACTTTTCAGTCTCTCTATGCTGTCTTTTAACCTTCCAGCACACGCAGTACATTTTCCATACCTTTGTCTCCCTCCTTTATTCAAAGGTCTAACTGGAGGCACAGACAATATGAGTCTGGAGTCAGGGATGAGTAATCTGACATGTGATTGTCCCATCGACAGCTTCAAGCACAGTGTGTTTCCTGCTACGTACCTGCTCATCTTCTTCCTGGGCCTAATAGCCAACAGTGCCTCCCTCTGGGTCTTTCTGAGCAtgtacaggaggaggaggagcatcACCATGGTCAACCTGTACATGGTGAACCTGCTGATGTCTGACCTCATGCTGGTGTGCTCTCTGCCCCTGAGATCAGCATACTACCTGCTGGACTCCCATTGGCCGTTTGGGGACCTCACCTGCCGCCTGGTCTCCTACGTATTCTATATCAACATGTATGGCTCTGTCTACTTCCTGCTGGCCCTGAGTGTCCTCCGTTACCTAGCCGTATCACACCCCTACACCTTCATGAGTCTGGAGGGTGGATCCTGTGGTTGGGGAGGGTGTCTACTCATCTGGATATTTGTGTCCCTGGCCTCTACACCCCTACTGAGTATTGGGACTATCCAGGAGGGGGAAGAGCAGACCCGCTGTCTGGAGCTGGGCAGCAGCTTGGGCACCATCATTCTTCTGAACCGTGCTGCCCTGGTGGTGGGCTTTGCCCTGCCCTTCACTGTCATCTCTGTCTGCTACATATGTGTGCTGCTCAGCCTGAGGCAGTGTAGGGCTGGGGTGGAGGGGATGAGGAAGCCCTCTACAAGAAAGTCTTGTGCCCTTGTCATCCTCGGTCTCTGCATCTTCCTGATCTGTTTCCTGCCCTATCATGTGGTGCGAACCCTCTTCCTGGCAGCAGAGCGGAATGCTCAACTAAATGGCTGTGAGGATTCTTGCAGCTACCTCCAGGGGATTCG
Above is a genomic segment from Oncorhynchus masou masou isolate Uvic2021 chromosome 12, UVic_Omas_1.1, whole genome shotgun sequence containing:
- the LOC135549179 gene encoding cysteinyl leukotriene receptor 2-like, which produces MTRMQQYWITERGLTGGTDNMSLESGMSNLTCDCPIDSFKHSVFPATYLLIFFLGLIANSASLWVFLSMYRRRRSITMVNLYMVNLLMSDLMLVCSLPLRSAYYLLDSHWPFGDLTCRLVSYVFYINMYGSVYFLLALSVLRYLAVSHPYTFMSLEGGSCGWGGCLLIWIFVSLASTPLLSIGTIQEGEEQTRCLELGSSLGTIILLNRAALVVGFALPFTVISVCYICVLLSLRQCRAGVEGMRKPSTRKSCALVILGLCIFLICFLPYHVVRTLFLAAERNAQLNGCEDSCSYLQGIRKAAVVTLCLAAGNSCLDPFLFFFVGENFRDFCTKNCGRQRRVINNTERPRIQELQPIELTVNL